One region of Oncorhynchus gorbuscha isolate QuinsamMale2020 ecotype Even-year unplaced genomic scaffold, OgorEven_v1.0 Un_scaffold_633, whole genome shotgun sequence genomic DNA includes:
- the LOC124019583 gene encoding tubulin alpha chain-like isoform X1 — protein MRECISMHVGQAGAQMGNACWELYCLEHGIQPDGQMPSDKTIGGGDDSFNTFFSETGAGKHVPRAVFVDLEPTVIDEVRTGTYRQLFHPEQLITGKEDAANNYARGHYTIGKEIIDLVLDRTRKLADQCTGLQGFLIFHSFGGGTGSGFTSLLMERLSVDYGKKSKLEFAVYPAPQVSTAVVEPYNSILTTHTTLEHSDCAFMVDNEAIYDICRRNLDIERPTYTNLNRLIGQIVSSITASLRFDGALNVDLTEFQTNLVPYPRIHFPLATYAPVISAEKAYHEQLSVADITNACFEPANQMVKCDPRHGKYMACCLLYRGDVVPKDVNSAIATIKTKRTIQFVDWCPTGFKVGINYQPPTVVPGGDLAKVQRAVCMLSNTTAIAEAWARLDHKFDLMYAKRAFVHWYVGEGMEEGEFSEAREDMAALEKDYEEVGTDSIGEEDEEGEEY, from the exons ATG CGTGAGTGTATTTCTATGCATGTCGGCCAGGCCGGAGCCCAGATGGGCAATGCATGCTGGGAATTGTACTGCCTGGAACATGGGATCCAGCCTGATGGACAGATGCCCAGTGATAAGACAATCGGAGGGGGAGATGACTCCTTCAACACCTTCTTCAGTGAGACTGGGGCTGGTAAACACGTTCCTCGTGCAGTCTTTGTAGACCTGGAGCCAACAGTCATCG ACGAGGTCCGCACAGGTACCTACCGCCAGCTGTTCCACCCTGAGCAGCTGATCACAGGCAAGGAGGACGCTGCCAACAACTATGCGCGTGGTCACTACACCATTGGCAAGGAGATCATCGACCTGGTACTCGACCGGACGCGCAAACTG GCTGACCAGTGCACTGGTCTCCAGGGCTTCCTGATATTCCACAGCTTTGGAGGAGGCACCGGCTCTGGGTTCACCTCCCTGTTGATGGAACGTCTCTCTGTCGACTATGGAAAGAAGTCCAAGCTTGAATTTGCCGTTTACCCAGCTCCCCAAGTTTCTACTGCTGTGGTGGAGCCTTATAACTCCATCCTGACCACCCACACCACCCTGGAGCACTCAGACTGTGCCTTCATGGTGGACAATGAGGCCATCTATGATATCTGCCGCAGGAACCTGGACATTGAGCGCCCCACCTACACCAACCtcaacaggctgattggtcagatCGTCTCCTCCATCACCGCCTCCCTGCGTTTCGATGGGGCCctcaatgtggacctgacagagttCCAGACCAACTTGGTGCCTTACCCCCGTATCCACTTCCCTCTGGCCACCTATGCTCCAGTCATCTCTGCTGAGAAGGCCTACCATGAGCAGCTGTCTGTTGCTGACATCACCAACGCCTGCTTTGAGCCAGCCAATCAGATGGTGAAATGTGACCCACGTCACGGCAAGTACATGGCCTGCTGCCTGCTCTACCGTGGTGACGTTGTGCCCAAAGATGTCAACTCTGCTATCGCCACCATCAAGACCAAGCGCACCATCCAGTTTGTGGACTGGTGTCCCACTGGCTTCAAGGTCGGTATCAACTACCAGCCACCCACAGTGGTCCCTGGAGGAGATCTGGCCAAGGTCCAGAGAGCTGTGTGTATGCTGAGCAACACCACCGCCATCGCTGAGGCCTGGGCCAGGCTTGACCACAAGTTTGACCTGATGTACGCAAAGAGAGCCTTTGTGCACTGGTATGTGGGAGAgggcatggaggagggagagttcTCAGAGGCCAGAGAAGACATGGCAGCCCTGGAGAAAGATTATGAAGAGGTGGGTACTGACAGCATTGGAgaagaggatgaagaaggagaggagTACTAA
- the LOC124019583 gene encoding tubulin alpha chain-like isoform X2 → MHVGQAGAQMGNACWELYCLEHGIQPDGQMPSDKTIGGGDDSFNTFFSETGAGKHVPRAVFVDLEPTVIDEVRTGTYRQLFHPEQLITGKEDAANNYARGHYTIGKEIIDLVLDRTRKLADQCTGLQGFLIFHSFGGGTGSGFTSLLMERLSVDYGKKSKLEFAVYPAPQVSTAVVEPYNSILTTHTTLEHSDCAFMVDNEAIYDICRRNLDIERPTYTNLNRLIGQIVSSITASLRFDGALNVDLTEFQTNLVPYPRIHFPLATYAPVISAEKAYHEQLSVADITNACFEPANQMVKCDPRHGKYMACCLLYRGDVVPKDVNSAIATIKTKRTIQFVDWCPTGFKVGINYQPPTVVPGGDLAKVQRAVCMLSNTTAIAEAWARLDHKFDLMYAKRAFVHWYVGEGMEEGEFSEAREDMAALEKDYEEVGTDSIGEEDEEGEEY, encoded by the exons ATGCATGTCGGCCAGGCCGGAGCCCAGATGGGCAATGCATGCTGGGAATTGTACTGCCTGGAACATGGGATCCAGCCTGATGGACAGATGCCCAGTGATAAGACAATCGGAGGGGGAGATGACTCCTTCAACACCTTCTTCAGTGAGACTGGGGCTGGTAAACACGTTCCTCGTGCAGTCTTTGTAGACCTGGAGCCAACAGTCATCG ACGAGGTCCGCACAGGTACCTACCGCCAGCTGTTCCACCCTGAGCAGCTGATCACAGGCAAGGAGGACGCTGCCAACAACTATGCGCGTGGTCACTACACCATTGGCAAGGAGATCATCGACCTGGTACTCGACCGGACGCGCAAACTG GCTGACCAGTGCACTGGTCTCCAGGGCTTCCTGATATTCCACAGCTTTGGAGGAGGCACCGGCTCTGGGTTCACCTCCCTGTTGATGGAACGTCTCTCTGTCGACTATGGAAAGAAGTCCAAGCTTGAATTTGCCGTTTACCCAGCTCCCCAAGTTTCTACTGCTGTGGTGGAGCCTTATAACTCCATCCTGACCACCCACACCACCCTGGAGCACTCAGACTGTGCCTTCATGGTGGACAATGAGGCCATCTATGATATCTGCCGCAGGAACCTGGACATTGAGCGCCCCACCTACACCAACCtcaacaggctgattggtcagatCGTCTCCTCCATCACCGCCTCCCTGCGTTTCGATGGGGCCctcaatgtggacctgacagagttCCAGACCAACTTGGTGCCTTACCCCCGTATCCACTTCCCTCTGGCCACCTATGCTCCAGTCATCTCTGCTGAGAAGGCCTACCATGAGCAGCTGTCTGTTGCTGACATCACCAACGCCTGCTTTGAGCCAGCCAATCAGATGGTGAAATGTGACCCACGTCACGGCAAGTACATGGCCTGCTGCCTGCTCTACCGTGGTGACGTTGTGCCCAAAGATGTCAACTCTGCTATCGCCACCATCAAGACCAAGCGCACCATCCAGTTTGTGGACTGGTGTCCCACTGGCTTCAAGGTCGGTATCAACTACCAGCCACCCACAGTGGTCCCTGGAGGAGATCTGGCCAAGGTCCAGAGAGCTGTGTGTATGCTGAGCAACACCACCGCCATCGCTGAGGCCTGGGCCAGGCTTGACCACAAGTTTGACCTGATGTACGCAAAGAGAGCCTTTGTGCACTGGTATGTGGGAGAgggcatggaggagggagagttcTCAGAGGCCAGAGAAGACATGGCAGCCCTGGAGAAAGATTATGAAGAGGTGGGTACTGACAGCATTGGAgaagaggatgaagaaggagaggagTACTAA